The Nitrospirota bacterium sequence CAGGACTTCCTGGTCCTGCGCCTATAAAATAGATTATCTCTTTTTTGCTCATTTCTTTATAATTATCGTGGAGAAATAATTCAGTTTTTCCACGGGCACATCCCTGATGTTTTTAAATACCTCTTCGTCTTCCATCCCTGCCTTTGATACGAAAATAGCCTTATTGGTCAGATTAAGATCTTCAAGGATACTTAAGACCCTACCAAAAACCCTGTTTACCTTCATCAGGATTGTTGTATCGAAACCACTGATGACCTCTTTGATGTCCCCCTCGTATGTAGCTGGTAGTATAGCTATCCTTTCATCAGCCATAGAGAGAGGAATCTTTGCAGAGGCAGCAACTGCGGTTATTGATGAAACTCCAGGGACAAATATAACTTCAACCTTAGGGAGAAGTGATAATAGTCTCTCATAGAGATAAAAGAATGTGCTGTAAAGTGTAGGGTCTCCTATTGTTGGGAATACAACATTTCTGCCATCCTTCAGTATCTCGGCAATGGACTCTGCTGCAGACTGCCATTTTTCCTCAAGCTCACAATCAGAGACAAGTTCTGAAGTTCTGAAGTTCTGAAGTTCGGAAGTTACTCTATGAAAGTTTTTTACTTCTGCACTTCTGCACTTCTGCACTTCTGCACTATTCATGTTCTGTCTTTTTTTCTTCCTCATCGGGAAGTGTATCTCTATTATTTCTTTATCTTTCAAATCCACGATCTTCCTGATTATTGAAAGAGCAATGCTACTTCCTTCCTCTTTCCCTTTCGGAACGCACAGAACTGATGTATTTTCCAATATCCTTAATGCCCTCAGCGTTATTAATTCAGGATCGCCTGGACCTATTCCAACCACATATAAAATGCCCGTTACCATATTTCTAAAAAATTCTCTTATCGCAACTGTTAAAAACCCCTCTTGTTATCGAACAGCCCTTTCTCCAGCAATTATAAAAACAGGATTTAAGGCACTGAGATATCGCCTGTTTCCGATATTTTTTGTCTTTGAGATTGATACCTCAGCAATATCAACAGAAAATTGAGCGCCCTCAAGGCATATTATTGCTTCATTCAATGTCTCGAGGGTCGTTGCATTTATCACTATAATGCCAGAGGTCATTTTTTTGCTGATAAAGTTCACTATTTCTTTAAGTCTTCCTTCACTGCCTCCTATGAAAACTCTGTGTGGAGCTGACAGGTCTTTTAATGTATCTGGTGCCGCTCCTTTTATTATCTCGATATTGGCGATATTGAATCTCTTTTTGTTTTTGGCGATATTCTCTATCTGCTCGTCGTCTTTCTCGATGGCAAAGACCCTAAGTCCTGGGCATAACCTTGCTACTTCAATTGAGACAGAACCAGCACCAGCACCAATGTCCCAGAATATTCCATTTCCTGGGAGCCTTAGTTTGTGAATAGTTACAGCCCTTATTTCGTCTTTTGTTATAAGTCCCTTCGAATGTACAATTTTATCTTCCTTAAGTCCGAATCTTAGTTCTGAAGTTCTGAAGTTCTGAAGTTCGGAAGTTAAAGACTTTTTTATTTCAGCCTCCAGTTCTTCAGTACTTCCGCACTTTCGTACTATTACAACAACATTCGGTTCAGAAAACTCCATCTGTGCAATATCCTCAGGTATTCCCTCTATTATTTTTTCATCAAGATAACCGAGTCTTTCGCACACATACATCTTTAGAGCTGAAGGCTGAAGGCTGAAGGCTGAAGGCTTTAAGACCTCTTTTGCTATAACTGAGGGATTATTTACCTTATCAGTAAGGATAGCAATTTTATTATGTTTTTCTAAAAGCATTGGTATGTCTTCAATTTCATATTCCAGTCTTCTTCTTTTTGCAGGGTCAGGACCTCCATGAAGGCTCATGAAGAATGCATCATCCCAGGGCACCTGTATTCTTGAAAATGCTATCTGGATGCTTGACAGATCAGGAAGCATCTCCAGCGTATCTTTGTCAAATTCGCCTATAATCCTTCTACCAATGCCAAAGAACATTGGATCTCCAGAGGCAAGAAGGACGATAGTTTTGAGTTTTGAGTTTTGAGTTTTGAGTTTTGAGTTTAAGAAACTGATTGTCTTATCCACATTATCTATCACCCTGATCTTATCTTTAACCGTTTCAAATTCTTCATACCCTTTAAAAACCTCAAAGAGCCTGTTGGATGCAAGGATAACCCCAGACTTATAAATAATCTCCCGTGCCTTTTTATCAAGGGGTCTGTAGCCTATTCCTATGACATGGATTTTAGTCATATTGACTTAATTAAAATATTCATTTTGTAGTTAATCGTTGACTAAAGTTCTAAGATTATTCTTGATAATAATAAATACTTAAGCCATCTTAAGCATTAACTTATGCTTATTAATTCATTTGAAACCAGTTATGGCGGTAACCATTTACAGATGGATCTCTGCTGTAATTTGCTTCTTCAAGATGAACTCTTGTAGTGAACAACTGACATTTCAGAATGGAGGTCTTCGAGTCTGTCTAGAAGGTTTTCAACCTTGTCAACTACACTGCTTTTCATATACGATTCTCCACAGTCTGAACAGAGCTCAGCAGGCACATCTTTAATAACGATAATTTTATCGCCAATAAAAAATGGTGCTGCAGTAATACCATCATGCATTTCCCCCCCACATAAAGGACACCTTTTAACCCTATGTTTTTCTTGTTTTCCAATCATTTTCCCACCTCTCAAGTGAAGGTCTATAGACCGTTACTACGAATATTCTGTCAAAATCCATGTCAATTGCTATCACTGAATGTACAGGGATAGAACCAATAAATCCAAGAGCCAGACAGCCAGGAAGGGGTCTATCTTCCATAACATAATCTTCAATTATTATACACTCTTTTAAAGAATTCTCTACCTCTTTTTTCCTAAGTCTTTCAATTCTTAGTTTTTTGACAGCATGTAATGACCATGAAATCTTTTCATTGATTTCAGGGATATGTTCTTTTGCCTTCTGTCTTATAAATTGTTCTTTTTCTTCAATAATCATTTCGTCTTAGTTATTCCATTTTGTTAATTATAGACATTTTTTATTATATTATATCAAAGACTTTCTGATATTAACATACGGTCGTCTTATCAACTATTTGATATTATTTTCCCTTCATATGACACAAGATGAATGGTTACAGGGATTCCACCTGTAATGCCTTCAGCATATCTTTTTGCAGCAGTGCAGACTCCTGAAAAAAAGGCTGAAGGCTGAAGGCTGAAGGCTGAATTAATAAAATCAAATATCCCCCTTGCTGTGTTGAATTCTTGACCCATGAGCCATGATTCTTGTCCCTTGTCCCTTGTCCCTTGCCCCAATTTCTTCAGGAATTCCATGGTCTTTCTTATATCAATTGCACCATGCCTCACATGGATTTGAGGAGTTGCCATTGCAATCTTGAGCATCTTTGCCCACTGGGCACAGAGATGAATTTTTCTAAATCCATGTTTTTTTGCCTCAAAGAGCGAAAATTCCAGATAATCGCCCATTATCACATATAATTCCTCGGGAAGATTATATTTTTTCATGTGTGCCTTTTCAGACGTCCTTCCTGCTGAAAGGACTATCTCCTTATGACCCATAGCCTTTGCTACATCCATTGATGCTGTGATGGTTGCTGTCCATGCCTCAGAGGAGACGGGCTTTACAATACCTGTTGTTCCGAGTATAGATATCCCACCGATTATCCCGAGTCTTGTATTAAGTGTCTTTTTTGCAAGATCTTTCCCGTTTGGCACGGAGAT is a genomic window containing:
- a CDS encoding DUF4258 domain-containing protein, with product MIIEEKEQFIRQKAKEHIPEINEKISWSLHAVKKLRIERLRKKEVENSLKECIIIEDYVMEDRPLPGCLALGFIGSIPVHSVIAIDMDFDRIFVVTVYRPSLERWENDWKTRKT
- a CDS encoding cobalt-precorrin-5B (C(1))-methyltransferase codes for the protein ISVPNGKDLAKKTLNTRLGIIGGISILGTTGIVKPVSSEAWTATITASMDVAKAMGHKEIVLSAGRTSEKAHMKKYNLPEELYVIMGDYLEFSLFEAKKHGFRKIHLCAQWAKMLKIAMATPQIHVRHGAIDIRKTMEFLKKLGQGTRDKGQESWLMGQEFNTARGIFDFINSAFSLQPSAFFSGVCTAAKRYAEGITGGIPVTIHLVSYEGKIISNS
- a CDS encoding type II toxin-antitoxin system MqsA family antitoxin, producing MIGKQEKHRVKRCPLCGGEMHDGITAAPFFIGDKIIVIKDVPAELCSDCGESYMKSSVVDKVENLLDRLEDLHSEMSVVHYKSSS
- the cobI gene encoding precorrin-2 C(20)-methyltransferase — its product is MVTGILYVVGIGPGDPELITLRALRILENTSVLCVPKGKEEGSSIALSIIRKIVDLKDKEIIEIHFPMRKKKRQNMNSAEVQKCRSAEVKNFHRVTSELQNFRTSELVSDCELEEKWQSAAESIAEILKDGRNVVFPTIGDPTLYSTFFYLYERLLSLLPKVEVIFVPGVSSITAVAASAKIPLSMADERIAILPATYEGDIKEVISGFDTTILMKVNRVFGRVLSILEDLNLTNKAIFVSKAGMEDEEVFKNIRDVPVEKLNYFSTIIIKK
- the cbiE gene encoding precorrin-6y C5,15-methyltransferase (decarboxylating) subunit CbiE; protein product: MTKIHVIGIGYRPLDKKAREIIYKSGVILASNRLFEVFKGYEEFETVKDKIRVIDNVDKTISFLNSKLKTQNSKLKTIVLLASGDPMFFGIGRRIIGEFDKDTLEMLPDLSSIQIAFSRIQVPWDDAFFMSLHGGPDPAKRRRLEYEIEDIPMLLEKHNKIAILTDKVNNPSVIAKEVLKPSAFSLQPSALKMYVCERLGYLDEKIIEGIPEDIAQMEFSEPNVVVIVRKCGSTEELEAEIKKSLTSELQNFRTSELRFGLKEDKIVHSKGLITKDEIRAVTIHKLRLPGNGIFWDIGAGAGSVSIEVARLCPGLRVFAIEKDDEQIENIAKNKKRFNIANIEIIKGAAPDTLKDLSAPHRVFIGGSEGRLKEIVNFISKKMTSGIIVINATTLETLNEAIICLEGAQFSVDIAEVSISKTKNIGNRRYLSALNPVFIIAGERAVR